TATAATCCAGATGACGCTCGTAAGTGGACCCGGGAGATTTCTGATGAAGTCAGTGCCGCAGTAAAAGATATTGTTCAAATGCCCCGTTTTAAGCATGTTGTACAAGTAACATTGGGTCAGCAGCTGGGTGCTGGTTGCCGGTATATAGCAAAGTGCTGTTGGGATGCCGAAGCTGACTCCCATACATCCGATGTATTTACGAATGCCAGCTTATTTTGTGTTTGTACCGTATTtggtgtatatttatattaattacacatatatagta
The sequence above is drawn from the Bactrocera tryoni isolate S06 chromosome 1, CSIRO_BtryS06_freeze2, whole genome shotgun sequence genome and encodes:
- the LOC120782228 gene encoding dynein light chain Tctex-type protein 2B, translated to MDTEGDYDDRRITDVGDAADLLIVEDATEEVGPNLPVTSYRMKPSLRELFPASHIKSIIQSTIYDKLQGKVYNPDDARKWTREISDEVSAAVKDIVQMPRFKHVVQVTLGQQLGAGCRYIAKCCWDAEADSHTSDVFTNASLFCVCTVFGVYLY